A stretch of the Cyprinus carpio isolate SPL01 chromosome B4, ASM1834038v1, whole genome shotgun sequence genome encodes the following:
- the LOC109075615 gene encoding deoxyribose-phosphate aldolase — protein sequence MSARNPGMDLDLEWVSKVRVNTQAVLKRAQQIQGRKVAKKQWQAAWLLKAVTCIDLTTLAGDDTPSNVHRLCMKATQPIRHDLLKSMDMHDKGITTAAVCVYPSRVADAVKSLKAANSSLPVASVATGFPAGQTPLKTRLEEVQMAVEDGATEIDIVINRTLALTGQWTALYDEIRQFREACGDAHMKTILAVGELGTFTNVYKASLVSMMAGENFYKTSTGKESVNATYPVAIVMVRAIRDYYLRTGYKVGFKPAGGIRTAQESLVWLTLMKEELGDEWLSPHLFRLGASSLLADIERQIYHYVTGRYPAYHELPMA from the exons atgtCTGCTAGAAATCCAGGAATGGATCTTG ATCTTGAATGGGTTTCGAAAGTCAGAGTCAACACTCAGGCTGTTCTTAAACGAGCTCAGCAGATCCAGGGACGCAAAGTGGCCAAAAAACAGTGGCAG GCTGCCTGGCTGCTGAAGGCTGTCACTTGCATTGATCTGACGACGCTTGCTGGTGATGATACACCTTCCAATGTCCATCGACTCTGTATGAAGGCCACACAGCCGATCCGTCATGATCTGCTGAAGAGCATGGACATGCACGACAAAG GAATCACGACTGCAGCAGTCTGTGTGTACCCTTCACGGGTGGCTGATGCTGTGAAGTCTCTTAAAGCAGCCAACTCTAGTCTTCCTGTTGCATCTG TGGCCACTGGTTTCCCTGCTGGACAAACGCCATTGAAGACCCGTCTTGAGGAAGTACAGATGGCCGTGGAGGATGGTGCTACAGAGATCGATATTGTCATAAACCGGACTTTGGCACTCACTGGGCAGTGGACAG CTCTCTACGATGAGATCCGGCAGTTCAGAGAGGCTTGTGGAGACGCCCATATGAAGACCATCCTGGCAGTGGGAGAGCTGGGAACCTTCACAAACGTCTACAAGGCCAGTCTGGTGTCCATGATGGCAGGTGAGAA tttttataaaactTCAACTGGCAAGGAGTCTGTCAATGCCACTTACCCCGTTGCCATAGTAATGGTGCGGGCCATCCGTGACTACTACTTAAGGACAGGCTATAAG GTGGGTTTCAAGCCCGCGGGAGGCATCCGTACGGCACAGGAGTCCCTGGTGTGGCTGACCCTGATGAAGGAAGAGCTTGGAGACGAGTGGCTCAGTCCTCACCTTTTCCGACTGGGAGCGAGTAGCCTGTTAGCTGACATCGAACGGCAG attTACCATTACGTGACTGGACGCTATCCTGCATATCATGAACTTCCTATGGCCTGA
- the LOC109075594 gene encoding DNA helicase B-like isoform X2, whose protein sequence is MSKSSDMALQSPTAGLKTITGYILPERHVVQSNQEDVSEGEDEEEETQPEFLDMKEMDSVSSGGNMFKSSVLASKEVLFMAGKKMYRVEGRFPLHDPWWEVTCTIRHGRHKNFVKGFPSYRLRTDLGTEGRSLVSLFLKACRAEPDFVNLFMEWLPNDRRVKPVNVLDVLQDFEDSSPENKAVAEQLKSNVNRSAAWTHMRVASLYPEIMKYLPTLLPGQFMDIINKGRMEHMPETSERDDSTTQERSNTNVLAKLEKLIKTDVWKLGFNYIMFKELHLVRCEAQMEAFKLCHLFWSIPVLQRNALLLYTELKRHCRATGSTYADRELLENKISNETGHQGAWEALSFLVEQGVLKREGDRVALRNLFGYEKGIAECLRGLVEGDPWKIHLNVREVLREAQLDRLRAKARENHSMARSMKSKDDAKTSVSEAKNGIVQEVKVEQMDLAFPQPGTSSVVHHNGEMTTCDFPQSYEITNLTIKEESVTSDSDSSDDSTYFDIDPSTIELDPDQVRAAEMMCANPVTVISGKGGCGKTTVVSLVFKAAMEQQTSDREEVLKACEDFQNDSQGSSNGLLSEVHKEKKDNESSDSDEKPVEVLLTAPTGRAASLLTKRTGFTAYTMHQVLWSFMNTKKDASGNPEAWKFSKVRVLVVDEGSLVSVQILHSILSMLTKHAELQKFILLGLRKVRWAIEMQTNHRSESELIVKNAGLISEMGKKKYYSPLEFDATVNMMRPSKVPSDKRFIFVQICGENDRFDLQDAITFLLQEGPGLEDHKLSQFVAFRRKDCELINELCCKHYSQHITRTSKNKLNFQPNDKVCCTKNGYVTDHEKKKEEVTSCDTPRAEQDSAQSSHDNAGNQTQNEQAKEKKEKKERLCNGEIFFIKDDVTKEDEEKGRKMTRYLTLDDDNGCVVTCSYRELQRVCKLRHAWARTIHTFQGSEAETIVYVLGDSVAQNWQHVYTAVTRGQKRVYVVGRESDLEGAIKRWIILRNTRLCRFVMNVVSQQDPEDSLTQSARSQNQVETPVNHGFGPLQSTPVASQTPSRHHSKLSRPSCVRHLYEDENERSHQTSDVSLQDDVAFTQTYSWSPMDSCDEPSKMQDKNASELSNHVENAPLLEEVSSPSNECSRGSKRIIPVDSCCTPTKQPKQTTSEESPLGSSRLKLLSITSPSPKSSRQLFPDNSCSHREQP, encoded by the exons ATGTCGAAATCTTCAGACATGGCGCTGCAGAGTCCCACCGCTGGATTAAAAACCATAACTGGTTACATTTTACCAGAACGTCACGTTGTACAGTCAAACCAAGAAGATGTTTCAGAAGGtgaggatgaagaagaggaaacACAGCCTGAGTTTCTGGACATGAAAGAGATGGATTCTGTTTCATCTGGGGGAAACATGTTTAAATCTTCCGTGCTAGCGTCAAAAGAAG TGCTATTCATGGCCGGTAAGAAGATGTATCGGGTTGAGGGCCGTTTTCCCCTCCATGATCCCTGGTGGGAGGTTACCTGTACAATTCGCCATGGCCGGCACAAAAATTTTGTCAAAGGCTTCCCCTCCTACAGACTCCGCACTGATCTGGGAACAGAGGGCCGGTCACTTGTGTCTCTCTTTCTTAAAGCATGTAGGGCAGAACCTGACTTTGTAAACCTGTTTATGGAGTGGTTGCCCAACGACAGACGTGTGAAGCCTGTCAATGTGCTGGACGTCCTGCAGGATTTTGAAGATTCATCTCCTGAGAATAAAGCTGTGGCTGAACAGCTCAAGTCAAATGTCAATCGCTCAG CGGCTTGGACACACATGAGAGTTGCCAGCTTGTACCCTGAAATTATGAAATACTTACCAACATTGCTGCCAGGCCAGTTTATGGACATAATAAACAAAGGAAGGATGGAACACATGCCAGAAACTTCTGAACGAGATGATTCTACTACACAAGAACGAAGCAATACTAATGTATTGGCCAAACTTGAGAAGCTCATTAAAACTGATGTGTGGAAGCTGGGCTTCAATTAC ATCATGTTTAAAGAATTACATCTGGTCCGGTGTGAAGCACAAATGGAGGCCTTTAAgctctgtcatttattttggagTATCCCGGTGCTGCAACGTAATGCCTTGCTGTTGTATACAGAACTGAAAAGACACTGCAGAGCCACTGGTAGCACATATGCTGACCGGGAGCTGCTGGAGAACAAGATATCAAATGAGACGGGACATCAAGGCGCCTGGGAAGCTTTAAGTTTTCTTGTGGAGCAGGGGGTGCTTAAAAGAGAAGGTGACAGGGTGGCACTTCGGAACCTCTTCGGCTACGAGAAAGGCATTGCCGAATGCTTGAGAGGCCTGGTTGAGGGAGACCCCTGGAAGATCCACTTGAATGTGAGAGAAGTTCTTCGCGAAGCTCAACTGGATAGATTAAGGGCGAAAGCCCGTGAAAACCACAGTATGGCTCGTTCTATGAAATCTAAAGATGACGCAAAAACGTCAGTCTCAGAAGCAAAAAATGGCATTGTTCAGGAGGTTAAGGTTGAGCAGATGGATCTGGCTTTCCCCCAGCCTGGTACTTCAAGCGTGGTCCACCACAATGGAGAAATGACAACATGTGATTTCCCTCAGTCCTATGAAATTACAAATCTCACCATTAAAGAGGAAAGTGTAACTTCAGACTCGGACTCCTCAGATGACTCCACTTACTTCGACATTGATCCCTCAACTATAGAGTTAGACCCCGATCAAGTGCGAGCAGCAGAAATGATGTGCGCCAACCCGGTGACTGTGATCAGTGGGAAAGGGGGTTGTGGGAAGACCACAGTGGTCAGCCTAGTGTTTAAGGCGGCAATGGAGCAACAGACAAGTGACAGAGAAGAGGTGCTGAAGGCCTGTGAGGACTTTCAGAATGACTCTCAGGGGTCTAGTAATGGGCTGCTGTCAGAAGTTCACAAGGAGAAAAAAGATAATGAAAGTAGTGACAGTGATGAAAAGCCTGTAGAGGTTCTCCTCACTGCTCCTACAGGAAGAGCTGCTTCACTTCTTACCAAGAGAACCGGTTTCACTGCTTATACTATGCACCAG GTTTTATGGAGTTtcatgaacacaaaaaaagatgcaAGTGGAAATCCTGAGGCATGGAAGTTCTCGAAGGTGCGGGTGCTGGTGGTCGACGAGGGGAGCTTGGTGTCTGTTCAGATCCTTCACTCTATTCTCAGCATGCTCACCAAACACGCAGAACTCCAGAAGTTCATCCTTTTGG GTCTCAGGAAGGTCCGGTGGGCCATTGAGATGCAGACCAACCATCGTTCCGAGTCTGAGCTCATCGTCAAAAACGCTGGACT CATCTCAGagatgggtaaaaaaaaatattacagtccTCTGGAGTTTGATGCCACTGTAAACATGATGAGACCCTCCAAAGTGCCATCTGACAAAAGGTTCATTTTTGTCCAAATCTGTGGTGAAAATGATAGATTTG ACCTCCAGGATGCCATTACATTCTTACTTCAGGAAGGTCCTGGACTGGAGGATCATAAATTGTCACAGTTTGTGGCTTTCAGGAG GAAGGACTGCGAGTTGATCAATGAGCTTTGTTGCAAACATTATTCTCAGCATATTACAAG GACTTCCAAAAACAAATTGAACTTTCAACCAAATGATAAAGTTTGCTGCACTAAGAATGGCTATGTCACAGACcatgagaagaagaaagaagaagtgaCTTCCTGTGATACTCCCAGAGCTGAACAAGATAGCGCTCAATCTTCCCATGATAATGCCGGAAATCAGACTCAAAATGAACAGgcgaaagagaagaaagagaagaaagagcgACTGTGCAATGGGGAAATTTTCTTCATTAAAGAT GATGTGACTAAGGAGGATGAGGAAAAAGGACGTAAAATGACACGCTACCTGACACTAGATGATGACAATGGATGCGTGGTGACTTGTAGCTACAGGGAGCTACAGAGAGTGTGTAAACTGCGTCATGCTTGGGCAAGAACCATTCACACCTTTCAG GGCTCAGAGGCGGAAACTATTGTGTATGTTCTTGGAGACAGTGTTGCTCAAAACTGGCAGCATGTATACACTGCAGTAACACGCGGTCAGAAGCGTGTGTATGTGGTGGGTAGAGAGAGTGATCTAGAAGGAGCCATCAAGAGATGGATCATCCTTCGTAACACACGATTGTGCCGCTTTGTCATGAACGTAGTTTCCCAACAAGATCCTGAAGACTCTTTGACTCAGTCTGCCCGCAGTCAAAATCAAGTAGAAACTCCTGTGAACCATGGTTTCGGCCCTTTACAGTCCACACCAGTGGCCTCGCAGACCCCTAGTCGCCACCACTCTAAGCTCTCCAGACCTTCATGTGTGCGCCACCTCTATGAGGACGAAAATGAACGAAGCCATCAAACATCAGATGTCTCTTTACAAGATGATGTAGCATTCACTCAAACCTACTCTTGGTCGCCTATGGACAGTTGCGATGAGCCAAGCAAAATGCAGGATAAAAATGCATCCGAATTATCCAATCATGTTGAAAACGCACCATTGTTAGAAGAGGTCAGCTCTCCCTCGAATGAATGCAGTAGGGGCTCTAAACGGATCATCCCTGTGGACAGCTGCTGTACACCAACTAAGCAACCAAAG CAAACCACTTCAGAAGAGTCTCCGCTGGGCAGCTCAAGGCTGAAGCTTCTGTCCATTACCAGTCCCAGCCCCAAATCCAGCAGGCAGCTCTTCCCAGACAATTCATGTTCTCACAGGGAACAGCCTTAG
- the LOC109075594 gene encoding DNA helicase B-like isoform X1, with product MSKSSDMALQSPTAGLKTITGYILPERHVVQSNQEDVSEGEDEEEETQPEFLDMKEMDSVSSGGNMFKSSVLASKEVLFMAGKKMYRVEGRFPLHDPWWEVTCTIRHGRHKNFVKGFPSYRLRTDLGTEGRSLVSLFLKACRAEPDFVNLFMEWLPNDRRVKPVNVLDVLQDFEDSSPENKAVAEQLKSNVNRSAAWTHMRVASLYPEIMKYLPTLLPGQFMDIINKGRMEHMPETSERDDSTTQERSNTNVLAKLEKLIKTDVWKLGFNYIMFKELHLVRCEAQMEAFKLCHLFWSIPVLQRNALLLYTELKRHCRATGSTYADRELLENKISNETGHQGAWEALSFLVEQGVLKREGDRVALRNLFGYEKGIAECLRGLVEGDPWKIHLNVREVLREAQLDRLRAKARENHSMARSMKSKDDAKTSVSEAKNGIVQEVKVEQMDLAFPQPGTSSVVHHNGEMTTCDFPQSYEITNLTIKEESVTSDSDSSDDSTYFDIDPSTIELDPDQVRAAEMMCANPVTVISGKGGCGKTTVVSLVFKAAMEQQTSDREEVLKACEDFQNDSQGSSNGLLSEVHKEKKDNESSDSDEKPVEVLLTAPTGRAASLLTKRTGFTAYTMHQVLWSFMNTKKDASGNPEAWKFSKVRVLVVDEGSLVSVQILHSILSMLTKHAELQKFILLGDVRQLPSIEPGNTLYDLFTGLRKVRWAIEMQTNHRSESELIVKNAGLISEMGKKKYYSPLEFDATVNMMRPSKVPSDKRFIFVQICGENDRFDLQDAITFLLQEGPGLEDHKLSQFVAFRRKDCELINELCCKHYSQHITRTSKNKLNFQPNDKVCCTKNGYVTDHEKKKEEVTSCDTPRAEQDSAQSSHDNAGNQTQNEQAKEKKEKKERLCNGEIFFIKDDVTKEDEEKGRKMTRYLTLDDDNGCVVTCSYRELQRVCKLRHAWARTIHTFQGSEAETIVYVLGDSVAQNWQHVYTAVTRGQKRVYVVGRESDLEGAIKRWIILRNTRLCRFVMNVVSQQDPEDSLTQSARSQNQVETPVNHGFGPLQSTPVASQTPSRHHSKLSRPSCVRHLYEDENERSHQTSDVSLQDDVAFTQTYSWSPMDSCDEPSKMQDKNASELSNHVENAPLLEEVSSPSNECSRGSKRIIPVDSCCTPTKQPKQTTSEESPLGSSRLKLLSITSPSPKSSRQLFPDNSCSHREQP from the exons ATGTCGAAATCTTCAGACATGGCGCTGCAGAGTCCCACCGCTGGATTAAAAACCATAACTGGTTACATTTTACCAGAACGTCACGTTGTACAGTCAAACCAAGAAGATGTTTCAGAAGGtgaggatgaagaagaggaaacACAGCCTGAGTTTCTGGACATGAAAGAGATGGATTCTGTTTCATCTGGGGGAAACATGTTTAAATCTTCCGTGCTAGCGTCAAAAGAAG TGCTATTCATGGCCGGTAAGAAGATGTATCGGGTTGAGGGCCGTTTTCCCCTCCATGATCCCTGGTGGGAGGTTACCTGTACAATTCGCCATGGCCGGCACAAAAATTTTGTCAAAGGCTTCCCCTCCTACAGACTCCGCACTGATCTGGGAACAGAGGGCCGGTCACTTGTGTCTCTCTTTCTTAAAGCATGTAGGGCAGAACCTGACTTTGTAAACCTGTTTATGGAGTGGTTGCCCAACGACAGACGTGTGAAGCCTGTCAATGTGCTGGACGTCCTGCAGGATTTTGAAGATTCATCTCCTGAGAATAAAGCTGTGGCTGAACAGCTCAAGTCAAATGTCAATCGCTCAG CGGCTTGGACACACATGAGAGTTGCCAGCTTGTACCCTGAAATTATGAAATACTTACCAACATTGCTGCCAGGCCAGTTTATGGACATAATAAACAAAGGAAGGATGGAACACATGCCAGAAACTTCTGAACGAGATGATTCTACTACACAAGAACGAAGCAATACTAATGTATTGGCCAAACTTGAGAAGCTCATTAAAACTGATGTGTGGAAGCTGGGCTTCAATTAC ATCATGTTTAAAGAATTACATCTGGTCCGGTGTGAAGCACAAATGGAGGCCTTTAAgctctgtcatttattttggagTATCCCGGTGCTGCAACGTAATGCCTTGCTGTTGTATACAGAACTGAAAAGACACTGCAGAGCCACTGGTAGCACATATGCTGACCGGGAGCTGCTGGAGAACAAGATATCAAATGAGACGGGACATCAAGGCGCCTGGGAAGCTTTAAGTTTTCTTGTGGAGCAGGGGGTGCTTAAAAGAGAAGGTGACAGGGTGGCACTTCGGAACCTCTTCGGCTACGAGAAAGGCATTGCCGAATGCTTGAGAGGCCTGGTTGAGGGAGACCCCTGGAAGATCCACTTGAATGTGAGAGAAGTTCTTCGCGAAGCTCAACTGGATAGATTAAGGGCGAAAGCCCGTGAAAACCACAGTATGGCTCGTTCTATGAAATCTAAAGATGACGCAAAAACGTCAGTCTCAGAAGCAAAAAATGGCATTGTTCAGGAGGTTAAGGTTGAGCAGATGGATCTGGCTTTCCCCCAGCCTGGTACTTCAAGCGTGGTCCACCACAATGGAGAAATGACAACATGTGATTTCCCTCAGTCCTATGAAATTACAAATCTCACCATTAAAGAGGAAAGTGTAACTTCAGACTCGGACTCCTCAGATGACTCCACTTACTTCGACATTGATCCCTCAACTATAGAGTTAGACCCCGATCAAGTGCGAGCAGCAGAAATGATGTGCGCCAACCCGGTGACTGTGATCAGTGGGAAAGGGGGTTGTGGGAAGACCACAGTGGTCAGCCTAGTGTTTAAGGCGGCAATGGAGCAACAGACAAGTGACAGAGAAGAGGTGCTGAAGGCCTGTGAGGACTTTCAGAATGACTCTCAGGGGTCTAGTAATGGGCTGCTGTCAGAAGTTCACAAGGAGAAAAAAGATAATGAAAGTAGTGACAGTGATGAAAAGCCTGTAGAGGTTCTCCTCACTGCTCCTACAGGAAGAGCTGCTTCACTTCTTACCAAGAGAACCGGTTTCACTGCTTATACTATGCACCAG GTTTTATGGAGTTtcatgaacacaaaaaaagatgcaAGTGGAAATCCTGAGGCATGGAAGTTCTCGAAGGTGCGGGTGCTGGTGGTCGACGAGGGGAGCTTGGTGTCTGTTCAGATCCTTCACTCTATTCTCAGCATGCTCACCAAACACGCAGAACTCCAGAAGTTCATCCTTTTGG GAGATGTGAGACAGTTGCCCAGCATTGAGCCTGGAAACACACTGTATGATCTGTTTACAGGTCTCAGGAAGGTCCGGTGGGCCATTGAGATGCAGACCAACCATCGTTCCGAGTCTGAGCTCATCGTCAAAAACGCTGGACT CATCTCAGagatgggtaaaaaaaaatattacagtccTCTGGAGTTTGATGCCACTGTAAACATGATGAGACCCTCCAAAGTGCCATCTGACAAAAGGTTCATTTTTGTCCAAATCTGTGGTGAAAATGATAGATTTG ACCTCCAGGATGCCATTACATTCTTACTTCAGGAAGGTCCTGGACTGGAGGATCATAAATTGTCACAGTTTGTGGCTTTCAGGAG GAAGGACTGCGAGTTGATCAATGAGCTTTGTTGCAAACATTATTCTCAGCATATTACAAG GACTTCCAAAAACAAATTGAACTTTCAACCAAATGATAAAGTTTGCTGCACTAAGAATGGCTATGTCACAGACcatgagaagaagaaagaagaagtgaCTTCCTGTGATACTCCCAGAGCTGAACAAGATAGCGCTCAATCTTCCCATGATAATGCCGGAAATCAGACTCAAAATGAACAGgcgaaagagaagaaagagaagaaagagcgACTGTGCAATGGGGAAATTTTCTTCATTAAAGAT GATGTGACTAAGGAGGATGAGGAAAAAGGACGTAAAATGACACGCTACCTGACACTAGATGATGACAATGGATGCGTGGTGACTTGTAGCTACAGGGAGCTACAGAGAGTGTGTAAACTGCGTCATGCTTGGGCAAGAACCATTCACACCTTTCAG GGCTCAGAGGCGGAAACTATTGTGTATGTTCTTGGAGACAGTGTTGCTCAAAACTGGCAGCATGTATACACTGCAGTAACACGCGGTCAGAAGCGTGTGTATGTGGTGGGTAGAGAGAGTGATCTAGAAGGAGCCATCAAGAGATGGATCATCCTTCGTAACACACGATTGTGCCGCTTTGTCATGAACGTAGTTTCCCAACAAGATCCTGAAGACTCTTTGACTCAGTCTGCCCGCAGTCAAAATCAAGTAGAAACTCCTGTGAACCATGGTTTCGGCCCTTTACAGTCCACACCAGTGGCCTCGCAGACCCCTAGTCGCCACCACTCTAAGCTCTCCAGACCTTCATGTGTGCGCCACCTCTATGAGGACGAAAATGAACGAAGCCATCAAACATCAGATGTCTCTTTACAAGATGATGTAGCATTCACTCAAACCTACTCTTGGTCGCCTATGGACAGTTGCGATGAGCCAAGCAAAATGCAGGATAAAAATGCATCCGAATTATCCAATCATGTTGAAAACGCACCATTGTTAGAAGAGGTCAGCTCTCCCTCGAATGAATGCAGTAGGGGCTCTAAACGGATCATCCCTGTGGACAGCTGCTGTACACCAACTAAGCAACCAAAG CAAACCACTTCAGAAGAGTCTCCGCTGGGCAGCTCAAGGCTGAAGCTTCTGTCCATTACCAGTCCCAGCCCCAAATCCAGCAGGCAGCTCTTCCCAGACAATTCATGTTCTCACAGGGAACAGCCTTAG